The Pseudomonas azadiae genome includes a window with the following:
- a CDS encoding hydroxymethylglutaryl-CoA lyase — MDHVRLVEVGARDGLQNEARCLPVHTRIALVERLADAGLRSIETGAFVSPRWVPQMAGSDAVLRGLGQRPGVTYTALVPNLQGLDMALAAGCREVAVFAAASEAFSQKNINCSIAQSLERFEPVLARALEAGVAVRGYVSCVLGCPFSGAVPVEQVVVVTQALYAMGCYEVSLGDTIGTGTPGATTRLIQACADAVPLGALAGHFHDTYGMAVANVQAAWQAGVRVFDSSVSGLGGCPYSPGATGNVATEELVYLFEGQGVATGVDLAKLIEVGVFIDSQLQRSGASRVAQAVRARIQ; from the coding sequence ATGGACCACGTCAGGCTGGTGGAAGTGGGCGCGCGGGATGGCTTGCAGAATGAAGCCCGATGCCTGCCGGTGCACACCCGCATAGCCTTGGTGGAGCGCCTGGCCGACGCCGGTTTGCGCAGCATCGAGACGGGCGCATTCGTGTCGCCGCGCTGGGTGCCGCAGATGGCGGGCTCGGACGCGGTGCTGCGCGGCCTCGGCCAGCGCCCCGGTGTGACGTACACCGCGCTGGTGCCGAACCTGCAAGGCCTGGACATGGCCCTGGCCGCCGGTTGCCGCGAGGTGGCGGTGTTTGCGGCGGCCTCCGAGGCGTTTTCGCAGAAGAATATCAATTGCTCGATCGCCCAGAGCCTGGAGCGCTTCGAACCGGTGCTGGCCAGGGCCCTGGAGGCGGGCGTTGCCGTGCGCGGCTACGTGTCCTGTGTGCTCGGCTGTCCGTTTAGCGGTGCGGTGCCCGTCGAGCAGGTGGTTGTGGTCACCCAAGCCCTGTATGCCATGGGCTGCTATGAAGTCAGCCTGGGTGACACTATCGGCACCGGCACGCCGGGCGCGACCACGCGGTTGATCCAGGCCTGCGCCGACGCGGTGCCGCTCGGCGCCCTGGCCGGGCATTTCCATGACACCTACGGCATGGCGGTGGCCAATGTGCAGGCCGCCTGGCAGGCCGGTGTGCGGGTGTTCGACAGTTCCGTCTCGGGCTTGGGCGGTTGCCCCTATTCGCCGGGCGCCACGGGCAACGTGGCGACCGAAGAGCTGGTGTACCTGTTTGAAGGGCAAGGCGTCGCCACCGGCGTCGACCTTGCAAAATTGATTGAGGTAGGCGTCTTTATTGATAGCCAGCTGCAACGCAGCGGCGCATCGCGGGTCGCCCAGGCAGTGCGCGCCCGCATCCAATAA
- a CDS encoding hydroxymethylglutaryl-CoA reductase, degradative produces the protein MPIDSRLPNFRSLTPSQRLEHLQPLLGLSDEDLALLRDAGALPLEIADGMIENVIGKFELPYAVASNFCINGRDVVIPLVVEEPSVVAAASFMAKLTRPAGGFQTSSSAPLMRAQVQIIGISDPFNARLSLLRNKDEIIALANSKDQLLNTLGGGCRDIEVHTFADSPRGPMLVAHLIVDVRDAMGANTVNTMAEAVAPLMERITGGKVRLRILSNLADLRLCRAQLRIAPEHLATAEYSGEEVIEGVIDAYAFAAIDPYRAATHNKGIMNGIDPLVVATGNDWRAVEAGAHAYACRSGHYGSLTTWEKDSQGHLVGTLEMPMPLGLVGGATKTHPLAQLSLRILGVKTAQELGEIAVAVGLAQNLGALRALATEGIQRGHMALHARNVALSAGARGDEVQWLVERMVATHDVRADSARALLLDKRGQ, from the coding sequence ATGCCTATCGATTCCCGCTTGCCGAACTTCCGCAGCCTCACTCCCAGCCAGCGCCTTGAGCACCTGCAGCCCTTGCTCGGCTTGAGCGACGAAGACCTGGCGCTGCTGCGCGATGCCGGTGCGCTGCCGCTGGAAATCGCCGACGGCATGATCGAGAACGTCATCGGCAAATTCGAACTGCCGTATGCCGTCGCCAGCAATTTTTGCATCAACGGTCGCGATGTGGTGATCCCGCTGGTGGTGGAAGAGCCTTCGGTGGTCGCCGCCGCGTCGTTCATGGCCAAGCTGACGCGCCCGGCCGGGGGGTTCCAGACCTCGAGCAGCGCACCGCTGATGCGCGCGCAGGTGCAGATCATCGGCATCAGCGACCCGTTCAACGCGCGTTTGAGCCTGTTGCGCAATAAAGACGAAATCATCGCCCTGGCCAACAGCAAGGATCAGTTGCTCAACACCCTGGGCGGCGGTTGCCGGGACATCGAAGTGCATACCTTTGCCGACAGCCCGCGCGGGCCGATGCTGGTGGCGCACCTGATCGTCGATGTGCGCGACGCCATGGGCGCCAACACGGTCAACACCATGGCCGAGGCCGTGGCGCCGCTGATGGAGCGTATCACCGGCGGCAAGGTGCGCTTGCGCATCCTGTCCAACCTCGCCGACCTGCGCCTGTGCCGCGCACAACTGCGCATCGCCCCGGAACACCTGGCCACCGCCGAGTACAGCGGCGAAGAGGTGATCGAGGGCGTGATCGACGCCTATGCCTTTGCCGCCATCGACCCGTACCGCGCGGCCACCCACAACAAGGGCATCATGAATGGCATCGACCCGTTGGTGGTCGCCACCGGCAATGATTGGCGCGCTGTCGAAGCGGGCGCACATGCCTATGCCTGTCGCAGCGGCCATTACGGTTCGCTGACCACCTGGGAAAAAGACAGCCAGGGCCACTTGGTGGGCACCCTGGAAATGCCAATGCCTTTGGGCCTGGTCGGCGGCGCCACCAAGACCCATCCGCTGGCGCAATTGTCGCTGCGCATTCTTGGCGTGAAAACCGCCCAGGAGCTGGGCGAAATTGCTGTCGCCGTGGGCCTGGCACAGAACCTCGGTGCCTTGCGCGCCCTGGCCACCGAAGGCATCCAGCGCGGGCATATGGCGTTGCATGCGCGCAATGTGGCGCTCTCGGCCGGCGCTCGGGGAGACGAAGTGCAGTGGCTGGTCGAACGCATGGTGGCCACTCACGACGTGCGCGCCGACAGTGCGCGTGCGTTGCTGCTTGATAAGCGCGGTCAGTGA